CAGCAGCACCATTGCTTGGTGTGGCTTAAGCAACAAAGGCACAATTTCAGAGTTGCTCACAAGTGTTGGCGCATGCTTGGAGCATTTGTAACTCTGTGAGCTCACACGTGGACTAGTTTtatgctgggctgtgccctggaatGGGGGTTCAGTGGTTTTTAGCTGTGAAGTAGCACTGCCTTTAGGGAATCCAAATTTACACCCAGGAACTCACTTGTTTTTCCCACCCCACAGTGGTGGTGATCAGAGGGTGAAGTCATAGAACTTCACTCACACATCATTGTGAAGAATCCAGTGGAGTCTGGGCATTGTCTGCCTATCCTGAGATAAAATTTCATTGCTATTGGTTCAGCTTAACTCAGAGCATAAGAAGTTTCATGAACTTCAATCCTAATTTATTTATAAGACCAATGTAAGAGTCATTTCTCAGCAGTATGGAAGTGTGAGCTGATTTCACATTGACAAGGTTAAACAGTAGCCAGAGGGTTATGTATGAAGCCTCATGTCTCCCTTATTACTCATGGGCTGTTTCTCCTGTAAGACCATAAAATTCTGGTGTAAAAGACCCTGACCTGTCCTGACCTGAGTAGAAAAGCCTTGGCTCATGGGCAAGCCTGGCTTTGGGGTGTGCCAGCTGCCCTCTGCTTTGCCTCAGACAGGCAAGAACATTGcagttttctctgtgtgtggctAAAAAGGAGCAATGATGTACCAAGGTCTCCTTTGCCATGAAAAGACATCCTGGGTTATTTCCCAGCATGAACCAATTTCAGTTTTAGCTTTGaaacaacaacaagaaaagaCACTCCAATACACAGCACCACTAAAGTCTCAGGAGGCTTTTCAAGGCATCTGGTGACTGCTGTGAGAACGTTGAATGTATTTTCTCTCTTAAAGCCACCACAGAACCTCCTGTAGGGTTGGGGTTGGCCTCAGCCCTGGCCCACAGACTTCAGCAGGTGACTCATCATGGCCAATTTGccacagaaatagaaaagacTCTCCAGAGTGAAAAACAGacacccccccaccccagccTACCTGTGGCAAGGATGACCTCCACCACAATTATGGTGCTTGCCTCCTGAAGGCTCAACACATCTTTTCCAACAGCCTATGGGAATATGGGAAAGAGATGGCTTAGGGACTTCCAGATCTCCAGCTCACTCTCAAGGTCTGTGGGGGGCCCTTGTACCTTGTCCCTGTTGTCACCACAGCTGTTCACTGTGGCTGGACAGCCTGGTCACAGGGGAACAAGAGCTCTGAggattccctgccctgggagtgGATGAGCTGAACCAGGTCCCTGCTCTGTGTTCAGCTCCAGCATGGTGCAGAGCACAGGTTCTGAGGCAGTGTGGGGCAGAAGCAGCAGGTGCTGGCAcctctgtgtgcctgcctgTGAAACCTGGcaatgctggggccaggctggttCAGACAGCCCCACAGGACATGGCACAGTGCCAGGCAAGCCTTAGGCAGGCATGTGGACAAAGGGAACATCCAGCTTCTTACAAGTCTAGAGTTATTGACTGCTTCTTTAACTCAAGCAAAAAGGAGGATTTGGATTCCTCCTTTCCACACACCCCTGGTAAAATACCCAAGAAAGGTGCCCTACCTGGATGGTCACAGTTCCTGGGGACTCCAGCACCTTGTTGGTCAGGATGAGCCCATCCTTGGTTGCGATGAAATCGGTGCTGTTTTTGAGATAGTACTCAATGTTGGGGTTGACTTTCTGAAAGGCCAGAGAGAGAGTGGGTGATCAAACCACACTGTTCTTCACATGCATCTTCCCAACAACCCCTTGGCAGGATCTGTCCAAAACACCTGAGGTACGACCAGATGTGGAGAGTAACAAATaaagctgggctgagcaggtgAGAAAGGCTGAACTCAACTGCATTCACCCTGTCGCTCAGAGGCCAAGAACATATcacaaaaacatttaaaaaagtaaaaatcccAAGTCTTAATCCAGTTTGTGCTGGCAATTTTAGTACTTGCCCAAGCAAATGATGTGTGTGGGACTGGCTTTGGAAGAGGGGAGtccagcagcttctccccaTGACATTACACCATAAGTGATTCTGGTATCTGTGCAATTTCCAAGGGAATATAACATGGAACACTAGAGGACAACATGTGTTTGCCTCTCCACTCCTCCCCCACTAGTGTTTCCTGATCCTGCTTTAAGCCTGAAGCAGTgagacagagcacagagcagtttCTTACATCAGGGAAATCCTGATCCATTGCTGTTATCACCAGGGGGGTGGAAGGATCTCCAGCTTGGTAGACGAAGCTTCTCTGGGGCAGCCCAACAAACACTGTCCCGTTGTAGACCCCCTTCTCAAAGTAGGGTGGAAAGTTGCTTTTAGTGATGACCTTGATCTCTACAGTGGCTACAGAGTATTTCCTTACATTGCTGACCTGGGTggcctggagaggaagagagagagatgcCAGACTTCTGCTCCTGATGAGACATGAAAGGACAGGCTCAATCTGAAGCTTTCATCAAATCAGCAGAATGTGCCCAGGGTGAATTTCATTTGCTGTCTCCACCCACACCTGAGGGGAAACTCTCAActgctgcaggagctttgcTTGTGGGTTGGTGCAGGACCAACCCACAGGTCAAACACTGGGCCCTTCAAAAGAAAGGGAGTAACTGAGTTATTTTTGAGGTCACTGACTCCTgtcacagccaggctgctgcttcctggaaatccagctgtgctgggtgggTGGCTGTAATGTCATCACTTACCATAACTTGCAACAGAAAGGTATCTGGGGAAGTCACTATTTTGTTCATGGTTAGATTCCCTGTGTCTGCATCCACTGAGAACACATTGTTTGTATTCCCTAGAGAAAATGCAAAGACAATTCAACCATCAGATTCCTTCATAAAGTGACCTGGAGCTCACAGACTCATTCTTCCACATCTTAGTGAAAATATCCTCAAGGAATTTTCCTTGGGTAAATACCATTTACCCAAGTTAAAATGCTGCTTTCCTTacctgcctggctgctccaaaGACTGGGAGTGATGGCCAGGCATGTAGAGGGACACATTAGATATGTGTGAATCCAATTAAATGAGGCAAGACAACAAAGCTTTGCTTTTCCAGTAGCTAGGCCCACAGACTGTCAGTCTAAAGTATAATAAATGCCCAGAGCCTCTGATGGAATTTGAGGACTGAAAATCTCCATCCAGTTCCCAGTCTGCTCTGGGAATGCTTATTTCTCTCTACTGGTTACAAAGGGAATGTAGACACAAACCTTGTATTTATGTACAGGTAGAAATCAGATTCCTACATCTGTGTGGGAATAATAAAAATACCTATGCTGGATACATGTTGTAAGATAAGCAGAATTTTTAGTTCTGTTCCTCACTCTGAGACACTGTGGGTTCTCTGTTGACAGGCATCTGAGTCACTGACTGTGGGGAGTGAGGCCACACTCCATCCAAGTGCCAGTGGaatttaatgttttttaataCATTTGGCATCAGGAGGATGTTCACAACTGTGCTGGCATGAGGCATAATAGGTAAAGGGAGAGGAACTTCACTTGACCAATATGACCTTTGCCTTGATCCTTTTGGAATCAAGACTAAAACAGAGCAGATGAGAAAGTTACAATGTGTTGGGGAATAAAAACATAATTCTGGGCAATGAATAGAGATTAGGCTGATAATGGGGGAATTTTAGGTACAGCTCAAAGACTGCATGAAATTAGCATGACCAGATTGACAAAATCACAGCTAAAAGTTTAAACATAAAACATGTCACATctcacaaaaaaccaaaatctttTTGAAACTGATTTCATTGAGATTGTTTTGTGGGactgcaattattttttttcttcctctctgtacGGTCTGTTTCTTCTACTTAATCAACAGCATTCTGTGGCTCTAGTTATATTTGTGTGGCAGAAACAGAGGGGTAAATCCCAGGCCCTCTCTCTTGGCAGGTACCACAGGAGACAAGAGCAATGTTCCTTGTGGAAGGTGACAAGGTCTACTCACCCCCAACAATCCTGTACACGATCCTGTCATTGATGGTGTAGTCAGGGTCGACAGCATAGATGGGTCCTGGCTCCAGGAGGAGCGGGTCTGTCTGCAACAGCAAGGCAAACAATCACACACCACAAGGACCAGATCAGCaactgcagctctcccagcccagggcagatcccatggctctgcctggacAGAATGGGATTTATTGCTGGGAGGTGTCTGTGACAGGGTGAAGGTGAGACAGCCTTGCGCTGGTGTTCCAGCTCTTGCCTCTCCTGTGATGTGCTGTAGGAGCAGAGACAAGCAGTGCTGCTTGGGGTGGGGGATGACAAAGGCTCCCTGTTCTGCTGAATCATCTGCATTATACTGGAGACCAGCACAAGTTCATGGAAATGGCTCAGTGCTTCCCACTGGGAACAGCCCAGGGGCACTGTCTGAGCCCTCCTGCTCACCGACATCTCGGAGATGTTGACCCTGCCGGAGTAGGGGCTGCTGATGCAGACGCTGGTGTCATTGTAGAGCTGGGTGCAGGGCAGGAACCAGGGTGCCCGGGTGTCACTCTGCTTGATGGTGATGGTTATTGTTGCAGTGGCCGTGTTGGCCGGCTCAGGGCTGGTCacaggcctgtcctgcccccaGGCAAAGCACACTCATGAGACACAAGTTTCACTGCCAAAACAAGGACCCATCTGCCAAAAGCGGTGGACTGGGGCCCTTTAGCCATTGTCACTCCATTCTGTTTAATTAGAAATTCATGTGAGAGTAGCTAAAGCAGTAAGTTATCTTGTTCTGCTGACAAAAGTGGGCTGACTGCAGGTCTGTCACTAGAATTATGGAGAGGGAAAGGCTGCTCCAAATGCACCCCCCTCCAGTCTCCACCCTCCCTCCTGTTATCCCAGAGATGTCCCATCCAGACTCATCCTTCAGATAAGAGGGACCATGCAAACGAGGCATTCTGTTCTTCCCAAACCACTTACCCTTGCATACAAGAGCAACGTTGTTGAATTAAATTTGTCATAGTCCAATGCTGTTTGTAAATAAATTTCCGGGTTATTAACTCCTCTTATGGCAAAATAACCGTCTGTGTTCtggcaagggaaaaagaaaaatcctatAGCAGACTCAATTACAGGCACATTCCAAATCCTGCTCATTGTTATCTTTGTCATCCTAACTGGACCTTTAATCCTGGGAACCTGGATGAGGAGCACTGTAGGAATGTCTGATCTACTTAATTTTTGGCACTGCACACTGGAGTTGCCTAGCTTGTCAGAAAGTTTTGTTCTTGTGAATTTCCTCTCACAGAACACCTGCTTTGACTGCCCACCTGCTCAGCAGCTTCTGAATTAAATCTATCACCTCATTTATTTCCTATATTTAGCAAGTTGCCTACAATCCTTGGTTTTGGGTCCCTAATAGCCAACAATCTCACTTCCATGCACAAAAAAGGTCAAAGATGGCTCAGCCTTTGAGAGCTGGCAGGATCACCTGCCTTAGCCTAATACAGCTGGACTGAAAGAAACTGTAAAGCTGAGTTGAAGTATCATGTGTTGCATTTTACTCTATAACCTTCTGCATTTGCTTTGGTTCTCCTTTAATCTTATGCCTCTGAATTTCTAAATCCCTCTGAATTTACACCAATGTGAATGCAAAGTCTGATCCCAGAGCTGAAAAACTGGTGGTTTCTGTTCACAGAAACTTAAATTCCTGGGGATATAGAGGTAACAGAGGCACTGTCTGCTCTCTCCACAACACTTTTCAAAGATGCAAACATACATTTGGTTTTTCTCTTGAATTTCCTTTTGATTTTAGTTTACAGCCAGCCCTTGCACTCTAGGCTGGCATTGGTTTAACTGTGTGCACAATGcatttcctgtgctgctgttagCAGCTAGGGCAAGGACTGCTTTCCCCATCAGACTCAGTGCAATTCTGAGCTCCCTGAGGTACAAAGGTCTCCTGATATGTTTACAGATCATGCCAACAAGACTTCCCTCAATCATTACAGCTCTGAACATTATAGATGAAAGTTTAATCTGTACAGTGCATTAGAAGTGTGAGCCATAAGAGAATTCAATACCTGCCAAATTGATGGCTCTGTTCTGCTAAGCAAATCAATGTTTGAGTTTTGTAAAGGTTGAGTGAGTTAAATGTAGTGATCTTCTCCTCAAAGCTGGGGCTCTTCTTCAGAGCTACTGtttgtccccagagctgctcaccTGCACTGTAGTGGTGAGTTCATAGTAGATGGTGTCCAGGTCAGCATCGGTAGCAGTTACTTCTTCACAGGCTACAATGACTGTGTCCACTTCTGTATCCTGAAAAAAACACATTGTTGTAGTTATTGTCTGTGTGAAATGGATTGAAGTCCTCTCCCTGCTGACCCTTCCTCAGTCCCACAGCACTCAGTGAGCAGTGCcctcttcccttcccaaaaCCCCTTACCTCTGGGATTTGCCTGGTGATGTTTGGCTGTGGAAACACGGGGGGGTTATCGTTCTTGTTCAGAATGGTGACTAGGATTTGCAAGGAATCGCTCTGCAGAATGGGCAAATCAAAGAATCAAAGACAAAAATAGACTATTGGGGCTGATCCTGCTTTGCACAGTGACCAGAGGGGATGGTGTAAGGATGGGGGCCAGATGGGGCTGGGGTTTGCAGCCAGCCCATGTCCTGGGCAGGACTGTGGGcttgctgccacctcctccccacTGGCAGAGCCTTGGCACTCTCTGTGGCACTGAGAACAGTGCGTCTGTCCACAAGAGAAGGACATCTGCCCATCCCAGTGTGAGGATTAgaaagagcagagggaagcaggTGCTGCCTGCAATGCCTTGTCGCAGGGCTCAGCCATGGGAGAGcactcacctggccagcagggTCCTTGCAggtcagggacagcagcagtaTGGGGTCTTCCTGCATGAAAAACAAACCCCCTCACTGTAGAAACAGCCCAAGAGTACAGCCTCTGGCTAAATTAGTCAAATTCATGCTTTGCTGAatcagaaatgctgctgggtttatCTTATTTTCAGGTCTTATCtaacttttcctttctttccttaatGCTGGGATCTTGTTTTCTTGTTTATGATGATATCAAAGCAGCCCCATCTGGCAGGCACTCTCCCTTCAATTCCTGTAAGATGTTAGCAGAGCTAATCTACCATTCTCTCTCACCTCAGGTGAATTCAAacagatttcttttaaaattgaaTAAATCAGAAACATTCCATGCAGCAAGTACGGTGACACCTGTGGGGTGTTAACTCAGGTTGTTGCTCTTCACTCCAGTAAAAGTGGGTTTTTATATTGAAAGGGAACTTAAGGATGCCTGTGGCTGTATACAGAGCACTCCAGGGAGCTAAAATAAGGTAGCAGCCACCTAAGTGAACACAATGACCTTTTATACTGCCTTTCTGCTTCACACAAGAtgacagaatcccagaatgatttgggttggaaagggccttaaagctcatctcattccaaccccctgccatgggcagggacacctttcactagcccaggctgctccaagccccatccagcctggcctcagacacttccagggatggaacagccacagcttctctgggaaacatGTGCCAGGTCCTCAACACCCttacagtgaagaatttcttcccagtatcccatctaaccctgccctctggcagtttgAAGTCAGTCCCCTTTATCCTGTCATTCCAGGCCCTTTAAAAtggtctctctccatcttttttGTAAGCTCCCAAATTCACACAACTGAAATAACTTATTTCCTCTAGAAACAGGTCAAGAATCCCTGGAAACCCAAGACTCCAGATTGAAACTCATTGCACCCCATCCTTACAGCCAGCCAGCTGAAGGTTTACCTCATAGTCCACACACTTTGTCAGCTGCAGCTCGGAGCCCTCAATGGTGAAGAATTGGCCATCGGGGTAACTGGGATCAATTGTTAGGGTGTACCCTGGCTGCACATGGATGGTAGCCACCACAAGAGGACACTCATTTTCAGGGACACTTGGGTTGTTGTTACTGACAGAACATCCTGGAAAAACATATAAATAAGATGCAAAATTGCCCAAGGATTCACATTGTGAAGGAGGTGGGTGAGAGCTGTGGTCACAAGCTGTAGAGCAAAGGGGTCTTGGAGCACAGCAACCTCCCACCTGTAACAGGGCCAccccctcccatgggagacatTCCTCAAAGACATGGACTCTGTGAAAGAGCTTACCTGGTACCTGTGCCGAAATCTGTGCcaagaggggcagcaggaagagTGCAGACATGAGAAGCCAGTGAGGAATAGCCATGGTGAGCTGCCAGTtgctgaaaaatccctttttccaACTAAGCTGATCTCCCTgttctgccctgtgccctgttTGCGTTCACCACTTTATGGCACCAAGAAACACCAGCTGGCTGTGGATTGCTGTGGTTCAACCTTTGCCTCTTTGCCCCATTGGATGACTTATTGAAGGATTTACCAGTCATGGAACACGATGACACATAAAtccttgctgcttcttttttctctggATCTTTCCTATCCTAAACTCCCTGTGGCAACAAGGATATATTTGAAGCAGTTCAGAACTCAGAGCCAAGCCCTTGCCCAGCTGAGCATGCAGGACAAGGGCTGGTACTTGGGAAACTGCCTGTTTACTCCAGTCTCTCCCatgggaaagggggaaaatttGGTTTCTTGTGGGGTCTATATCCCACAAGGTTAGCAAGTGGATCCCAGCAGTGACAAGGCTCACCTGCAGCCCACAGAATGACCAGCAACTTTGTAGGGAAAACAGATCTCCATTTACTGGTGGCTGCTCCTTCTAGAGATGCTTCCCAGAATCTCCTTCCAGGACATTTCACACCAGGAGATCTTCAACTATTTGAACCTCAGCAGCTTCCTGAATTTTTCAGGGGACCTCTGCTCTCACTGATCTTTTAAAATTCATTCTGATTTCAGGAAGTTCTCAGATGCTGTGCCTCAGCCAGGTGGTTATTAGCAGCTTACTGAAATCCAGGCTGTCAACACTCCTTCCAAAAGTATTCCAAAAGGAATCTTTACTAGCAGAGACTTCCTATGGACCAAAATGAACAACTGCCAAGGCTTGATCAGCTCCTCAGCAAGGGAATGGTGCTTAGGTGTGCATTTGAGTCAGAACAGCTCCTTTTGCAGGTGTCAGGTCCATCACAGATGCTGAAACTGctggagcaggatgggctgggcagggctgcacagcacagcacaggattGCAGCTGAAGATCCTTATTTTAGAGCTGCTCTCCGAAATCCATTGGTTTTACAGGAAAGCTGGTGGGCTGTTCCATCAAAGGGGAGCAATCTGCCTGTGTGGCAGAGGGACAGTACATGAACCTCATTAAGTGGCAGGAACAAATTATTCCTTGTGGAGCTTTGTCTTCAGTGGCTGTGACAAAACTGGGCCCTCAACTCCAGGGGCAGAATGGAGAGGAAATAACTTTTACAGTGATTATCTCTGTTGTGTAGCTCTCAGAACATTTCTTTGCCATAAGACCTAACATCTGGCTTTGTTCCTGCTACATGGAGCCCTGATTCTGATCTCTGTGCACAGCTGCACTGTAGGCACTCCTCAGTCCCAGCCATGTGTCCCACCATACTTCATGTGGGGAGTTCTGGCAAAATGCTCCTCCCCTGCATTCCTAATAATCCAAGACCTTGTAATGGAACCATCCTTATTCCAGTTTCCCAAAGAGCAGCcaaggcacaggcacagctaaCCATTTTTATTTGGGAtcagcagcaggcagccagATGCCAACACAGAGTGGAAGGGATGTGCTTCACCCAGGCTCCATCTACTGACAGCAGTACACACCCACATGCATTTCACTTGGGATAATCTCAAAGGTTTCATTGGTTTTTGACTGCTTTAcaggattatttttatttatttgcctATCTCAAGAATTTTTCCTAAGCAAGAGCTTCCCTGTTTATTTTCAAGGCCATACATGTGCAAAGCTGTCTCCTTGgctgtttgtttcttttaaccTTCATTCAGAACCATCTGTATCTTCCTTCATGTCTGCAACCAGCTGCTTAGAGAAGGGACAAATGTACTGGCTGGTAATGGCAGCAGCCTCCCTGGCATCTCTGTCCGAGCggctgtgggaagggaaaaatcagggacaaaaaaagaaaaaaaaaaaaaaaaagaaaagaaaaaaaaaaaattatttctgagaGCATGAACTTCAGAAAGTGTGACAAGGCCACCTTGTGACATTCCAGGATGACTCCAAAGAGCAGGTCATGATCCCCATAGAGGGATCATGgctgcctgctgccaggcactCTACAAATGCACAGTGGTGTTTCTCCTCCATTGTGGCACAAGAGGTACTaagtttaattatttaaattatttaattatttaattatttaggCCAGTTTATTCCTCCTAATTACAGTGATTTAAGAGTGAGATGTCTAAGGGAAAGCTGTTGGGCATTAGGAAAAGACAATGTCCAAGTGCTGGGACAATCCATCCTGAGGTGTGTGTTCCAATCAGCAGCTGAATTTAGACAGGGTAGCAAAGACTTTCTTTCAATTTTAACCATTAGATCACATTTCTTAATGAGATGAATAATTGCTTCAATCCAGAATGACAACTCTTAGgaaattattaagaaaatatattcttttgCTTCCCCGGGTTTTACTATTTTAACAACTGACTTTTCTATGGCTGTTCATAAAAGCCTTCTTTTGGCTTCAGTATTGTGGGGCTCAGAGTCACAGAGGTGACCAATCCCTCCCACCTACCTGGTGTTCAGAAAGCTCTGGTACAACCAGAGAAAGCAAAGTTCCTCAGGTTTGTTtactccctctctcccctgcaTGTCAGTGTTGACTGGGCCAGGAGAGCTggtttaaagaaaattaataataattaaaaaccccaaaccaccaaTTATGTAACCAAACcaccaccactgcagagcagcacttgCAGGTTGTGTtgtatctgctgctgtgctcacagACATGGCCTCAGTGGGGGCTGCTGGCCCAGTGTGGCAGTGAGAGCCTGGGTGGGGACTGGGACACCAGAGGTTCCCTCTCACCTGCGCTTGCGGCCCATGAGGTTTTGGATGAATTTCTGAACCTGGGCGTTGCCTCTCATCTTGCTGTACTCACTGGTGAACAGCCCATCCGAGTGCCTCAGGGACCTgtgtggggacatgggacagcaGCTGCACCTCCCAGCCATGTGGGACTCCCCATGAGCCACAGCAAACAGCAATGCCTCTCCTCCCACCACTACAGGGCCTTGTATCCCTCCCCTTCCCGTCCTCATCCTGGGCAGccaggggctggctctgcagctggacagcTCAGCTCCATGGGCAGACCCTCAGGGCAGGGATCCCACATCCTCCTGGAGActtccctgccccaggagggTGGGTGTGGCTGGTGCTCACCTGTCCTTGAGGCCCACCAGGTGCTTGACCAATTGCTGCACGTAGGCGTTGCCGTTCATCTTGCTGAGCTCGCTGTGGAAGAGCCCGTCTGCGTGGCGCTCCATCCTGCGGGTTGGAACAGGGAAAAGGGGGAGTCAAAGGGTTTAAAATGGTTTAAAAACACACAAGAACAGGCATTAAACACTGCTGCCTCAAGGCAAGAGAGTCCCAAACACACATGGGCAAGAATTCGTACCACTTTGGCAAAGTTTCACcaaaatagggggaaaaagtGAGTTTAAAAAATACCTTTGTTAAATATCACACAGGAAAATGACCTGCCCTTGCTTTTACTGATGTAATCACCTTGCCACAAGGATGTGGGAATGTGGGGTTATTGATGATTCAGCACAAAAGAGTAGGACAAGAGGCTGGAGAAGTAATAACCAAATATCCAGAGACACAAAGCTGAAGAGCACTtaggaaagagcagcaaagacCAGCCCTTGCAGGCGACTCCCTTGGTGAACTTGGTGAACTTACAGGGTTGGCTATTGCTGGTTATGTGTTCATGGGACCAGGCTGTTGGAAACAGAAACTCTCACCTTTATCAGGCTGTGTAAGTGCACAGGAGAAAAACAGACTCGAAACTGTCCTTGTaactgtgttttgttttggggtcacaaattttcttctgaattaaataaaattaactttCTCATCCTTAAGCAAGAAAAACATTTACAGTATTTGCACTCATTTAACCAAATCTGTTTAGGGAAAAAGAAGATCCACAAGCAAGCAGATGCAAGTTCAAGAAGACAGCTAAAAGGCTGGGTTTTCAGCTAGCAGGCTCTTTGAACAAAAAccatggagaaaaagaaagcagagtCCTGAGAAAGGCTTACCTCTCCCAGGATGGCAGAGATGCTGAGAAGTGGGACAGGACAACCATGGGAATAATTACTTGCCACAGAGTTGTCATCATGGAAACCATGTTCTCTCCTGAAATAAAACATGAAGTTTTGTGAGCAGCAGGACAAGAGGCCTTGGTGTGTATCTGGTGCAGTTCACATGCCccacagagacagggctggaAACACCACCACTGTAACTAAATAAAGCAGGAATTCCTGCCAGCAGAGATAAACACCTGGAGACATCTGCAAGGGgctttcagacaaaaaaaaaaatacatatgaTAAATAAAATTTGTTCACATATAGAGGAAGGGCTTGTGTGTGCCCATCCTCTAACCtttcaagaaggaaaaatgaaataacaCAGATCTGAAGTCACAGCAGGCCCTCctattttgttttctcactgaaataaaaagaaaagtacaTTTTGTTCATCACAAACCATGGCATGTTTCCCCCCTTTATTCCCAGATTGTTTCCCCCTTTATTCCCAGGTGCTCACCCTTCCTCAAGGATCACGCAGCAGCTCTACCTGTAATTTGTAATACACTCCTCTATTTTTTATCTTCttcctgcaaagaaacaaacctTCATCACTGTCCTGCAGTCTCTCAAGATGGCACTTACTAACCCCAAATCAAATCCTCCCACTTAGTTTTTACTTTATTCTGAAGCTAAACAGCACAAAGAACATGCAAGGAGAATGTCCAAGAATTCAGAATACTTTCTAGCCCCCCCTTCTGGGACtgtttgctgctctggaggTGCTGCAAGATGAGAAGAGGCACAAGGAGAAAGGACAAGAGTGAGGGATTTATACAGAAATTTATTCACTGTAAA
The Agelaius phoeniceus isolate bAgePho1 chromosome 6, bAgePho1.hap1, whole genome shotgun sequence DNA segment above includes these coding regions:
- the CDHR5 gene encoding cadherin-related family member 5; its protein translation is MAIPHWLLMSALFLLPLLAQISAQVPGCSVSNNNPSVPENECPLVVATIHVQPGYTLTIDPSYPDGQFFTIEGSELQLTKCVDYEEDPILLLSLTCKDPAGQSDSLQILVTILNKNDNPPVFPQPNITRQIPEDTEVDTVIVACEEVTATDADLDTIYYELTTTVQNTDGYFAIRGVNNPEIYLQTALDYDKFNSTTLLLYARDRPVTSPEPANTATATITITIKQSDTRAPWFLPCTQLYNDTSVCISSPYSGRVNISEMSTDPLLLEPGPIYAVDPDYTINDRIVYRIVGGNTNNVFSVDADTGNLTMNKIVTSPDTFLLQVMATQVSNVRKYSVATVEIKVITKSNFPPYFEKGVYNGTVFVGLPQRSFVYQAGDPSTPLVITAMDQDFPDKVNPNIEYYLKNSTDFIATKDGLILTNKVLESPGTVTIQAVGKDVLSLQEASTIIVVEVILATAVTPSDKMYSAQDMAILGGTLAALLLIALVFLGVLVWKSSRWHRKPFTYLVKKKLSKEISEGHQNKYYQEDEQPDVSTKQHETSESSSVQAETPVPEQPALASHFSSAEETESVPKGSIASTVIFYQEEEEEKKEEEAGQEKEVKSILKTDRHVADDGYKAVWFKTDVDPEAGERVEVIEDNATDDDNDDDDSDQDVQKNEEEEEESSDTDGHHGGLGVSFSSENSSLPAAEVTANMSHTGAGTDDTEM
- the LOC129122223 gene encoding uncharacterized protein LOC129122223, which gives rise to MVSMMTTLWQVIIPMVVLSHFSASLPSWERMERHADGLFHSELSKMNGNAYVQQLVKHLVGLKDRSLRHSDGLFTSEYSKMRGNAQVQKFIQNLMGRKRSSPGPVNTDMQGREGVNKPEELCFLWLYQSFLNTSRSDRDAREAAAITSQYICPFSKQLVADMKEDTDGSE